Proteins encoded by one window of Mastacembelus armatus chromosome 23, fMasArm1.2, whole genome shotgun sequence:
- the fgf23 gene encoding fibroblast growth factor 23, translating to MYLNNRLGMRDTVLALLLAVLQGLRLGETVPNPSPLVGSNWGNPRRYVHLQTSTDFNNFYLEIRLDGTVRKTTIRSPYSVILLKAETRERIAILGVKSSRYLCMDLEGNPFSSPICLRDECLFNHKLLENNRDVYYSSRTGILFNLEGSRQVFSAGQNLPQTSLFLPKKNTVPLERLLLHREKRNQVVDPTDPHKVYFGQTEEGSDSRAVPEDDADLEVEVEVEAEVEAGDEGGNVSRETPVAPSIHDPWNVHSLNGASPRSTGTMG from the exons ATGTACCTCAACAATAGACTGGGGATGAGGGACACTGTCCTGGCGCTCTTACTCGCTGTCCTCCAGGGACTACGTCTTGGAGAAACGGTCCCGAACCCGTCACCCCTGGTTGGATCCAACTGGGGGAACCCGAGGAGATATGTTCACCTGCAGACATCCACAGACTTCAACAACTTCTACTTGGAGATCAGATTAGACGGCACTGTGCGCAAGACGACAATCAGGAGTCCATACA GTGTGATTTTGCTGAAAGCTGAAACAAGGGAGCGCATCGCCATCCTCGGCGTCAAAAGCAGCCGCTACCTGTGCATGGACCTGGAGGGCAACCCGTTCAGTTCT CCCATCTGCCTCAGAGACGAATGTCTGTTCAACCACAAGCTTCTGGAGAACAACCGGGACGTGTATTACTCCAGCCGGACCGGCATCCTGTTCAACCTAGAGGGCTCCCGACAGGTGTTCTCAGCGGGCCAGAACCTGCCGCAGACCTCCCTCTTTCTGCCCAAAAAGAACACGGTGCCGCTGGAGCGCCTCCTGCTGCACAGGGAGAAGAGGAACCAGGTGGTGGACCCCACAGACCCTCACAAGGTCTACTTCGGGCAGACCGAGGAGGGCTCAGATTCCCGGGCTGTGCCGGAGGACGACGCCGACTTGGAGGTGGAGGTAGAGGTGGAGGCAGAGGTGGAGGCCGGAGACGAAGGGGGCAACGTGTCCCGGGAGACGCCGGTGGCTCCGTCCATCCATGACCCCTGGAACGTGCACTCGTTGAATGGGGCCAGTCCCCGGAGCACCGGGACCATGGGTTGA
- the LOC113142027 gene encoding fibroblast growth factor 6-like: MATAQRCLYSMSSGARTHWTLPAVIVLWTSLLGIASSYPIPNRTNATLLEKKWETLFSRSYLGINGGKSELNWESDYLQGIKRVRRLYCNVGIGFHLQVLPDGRISGVHNENQYSLIEISTVDRGVISLFGVRSELFVAMNSRGRLYGTRFFGDECKFKETLLPNNYNAYESFVYKGYYIGLSKHGRVKRGNKATTAMTVTHFLPRL; encoded by the exons ATGGCCACTGCGCAAAGGTGCCTCTACAGTATGTCCAGCGGGGCCAGGACGCACTGGACGTTGCCAGCAGTTATTGTACTGTGGACTTCTCTGTTGGGGATCGCTTCGTCTTATCCGATTCCGAACAGGACTAATGCGACTTTACTGGAAAAGAAGTGGGAGACCCTCTTCTCCCGCTCCTATCTGGGGATAAACGGGGGGAAATCGGAGCTGAACTGGGAGAGTGACTATTTGCAGGGCATCAAAAGAGTGCGGCGACTCTACTGCAACGTGGGCATTGGGTTTCACCTGCAGGTGCTCCCGGATGGCAGGATAAGCGGTGTACACAATGAGAACCAATACA gtCTAATAGAGATCTCCACCGTGGACCGAGGAGTGATCAGCTTGTTCGGAGTGCGGAGTGAGCTGTTTGTCGCAATGAACAGCAGGGGAAGGTTATACGGAACG agatTCTTTGGAGATGAGTGCAAGTTCAAGGAGACTTTGCTGCCCAACAACTACAACGCCTATGAGTCTTTTGTTTACAAGGGCTACTACATCGGCCTCAGCAAGCATGGCCGCGTAAAGCGAGGCAACAAGGCCACCACCGCCATGACTGTCACACATTTCCTCCCGCGACTATGA
- the tigarb gene encoding fructose-2,6-bisphosphatase TIGAR B yields the protein MLTFSLTLIRHGETQYNREKLLQGQGVDTLLSETGVQQGEAAGRYLKDTTFNCVFVSDLQRAVQTAEIIMRNNTHCSGMEMVLEPLLRERGFGIAEGRPKEDLKNMANAAGQSCRDYTPPGGETLDQVKLRFKKFLKVLFKQLLDEYGWSGPDASAGASAAANGTPASDLASGGSADEGLQGVLVHALVVSHGAYIRVAVRHLVEDVNCSLPAGVKMSHLFSPCPNTGISRFILTLNQSKSGPVLSNARCIFTNRKDHLEKPTAVQ from the exons TGGGGAAACACAGTacaacagagagaagctgctgcaag gcCAAGGTGTGGACACGCTGCTGTCAGAGACGGGTGTGCAGCAGGGTGAGGCTGCAGGACGCTATCTCAAAGACACCACCTtcaactgtgtgtttgtcagcgACCTACAGCGAGCTGTGCAG ACAGCTGAAATAATTATGAGGAACAACACTCACTGTTCGGGCATGGAGATGGTTTTGGAGCCGTTACTCAGGGAGAGG GGTTTTGGCATTGCTGAAGGGCGTCCCAAAGAAGATCTGAAGAACATGGCCAATGCTGCTGGCCAATCATGTCGTGACTACACACCACCTGGAGGAGAAACTTTAGACCAG GTGAAGCTGCGTTTCAAAAAATTCCTCAAAGTCCTTTTCAAGCAGTTGTTGGATGAATACGGCTGGTCAGGACCGGATGCCTCTGCTGGAGCATCAGCAGCTGCAAATGGGACTCCTGCCTCAGACCTCGCTTCTGGTGGTTCAGCTGACGAAGGTCTGCAGGGAGTGTTGGTCCATGCTCTGGTCGTAAGCCACGGCGCCTACATCCGTGTAGCTGTCAGGCACCTTGTAGAGGACGTAAACTGCTCTCTCCCTGCAGGGGTGAAGATGTCACATCTGTTTTCTCCCTGTCCGAACACGGGCATCAGCCGCTTTATTCTCACTCTGAACCAGTCCAAGTCCGGCCCAGTCCTCTCCAATGCTCGGTGCATTTTTACCAACAGAAAGGACCACCTGGAAAAGCCCACGGCTGTGCAGTAG